The following are encoded in a window of Halosolutus halophilus genomic DNA:
- a CDS encoding (Fe-S)-binding protein has product MNIVAQSEVSRETYWGISSTEYALFYLLASITIVVLLYGVYRRFSRYAEGDDDPFARLDDLPDRIVSAAKIVLSNEKNFNRDLYGGLMHSFILWGFLTLFIATSIIAFNQYGTDLLLGIHFWQGDFYLGYQFMVDAMGLLFVVGIGMAIYRRYWVRNERLWDRHTSSEDDIFIWTLFGLGLGGFLLEGFRIYATGMPEHEIVSFVGYGLAMVFDAIGLPTIEGTATDPNYTAVSVLGVNAETLHWLTWWSHSLLAFFFIAWIPYAKPFHMISSFANVITRDEKAGKRLPNVPSDLDATNAESIDDFTWKEILDQDACTKCGRCSSVCPAKASDRPLDPRNVILDLKTYRESLDAGGEEQPIIADGGTSVIDAETMESCMACMACMDACPVEIEHLQSFTRLNRQLTDQGDVSSSMQDVFQNVMQNGNTFGDSPRNRGDWADDLEFDVPDAREEEVDYLWYVGDFPSYDERNKKVARSLAAILQEADVSFGILFDDEKYDGNDIRRVGEEFLYVELAGHHVETWEDCEFDTIVCTDPHSYNTFKNEYPEVDFEEFADDPMMPFDYEEQWNADGEIDVLHWTQAVEEIVQDGRLDLTGTELDYTVTYHDPCHLGRYNDEYEAPRELIRATGCELDEMPRNRDNSFCCGGGGGGLWMDFEEEPKPSKERIREALEDTDAGSDVEKFVVACPMCMTMYEDGRKTGGYEDEIEIVDVAELIVEAIGAEETAKVTAAAD; this is encoded by the coding sequence ATGAACATCGTAGCCCAGTCGGAGGTGAGTCGGGAAACCTACTGGGGGATAAGCAGTACCGAGTACGCGCTGTTCTATCTCCTCGCGTCCATCACGATCGTCGTCCTCCTCTACGGCGTCTACCGGCGTTTCAGTCGCTACGCCGAGGGGGACGACGATCCGTTCGCCCGACTCGACGACCTGCCGGACCGAATCGTCAGCGCGGCCAAAATCGTGCTCTCGAACGAGAAGAACTTCAATCGGGACCTCTACGGCGGCCTGATGCACTCGTTTATTCTCTGGGGGTTCCTGACCCTGTTCATCGCGACGTCGATCATCGCGTTCAACCAGTACGGTACCGACCTGCTGTTGGGCATCCACTTCTGGCAGGGTGACTTCTACCTCGGCTACCAGTTCATGGTCGACGCCATGGGCCTGCTGTTCGTCGTCGGAATCGGCATGGCGATCTACCGGCGCTACTGGGTTCGCAACGAGCGCCTCTGGGACCGCCACACCTCCAGCGAGGACGACATCTTCATCTGGACGCTGTTCGGCCTCGGCCTCGGCGGATTCCTGCTCGAAGGATTTCGCATCTACGCGACCGGCATGCCCGAACACGAAATCGTCAGCTTCGTCGGCTACGGCCTCGCGATGGTGTTCGACGCGATCGGACTCCCGACGATCGAGGGAACGGCGACCGATCCGAACTACACCGCGGTGAGCGTGCTCGGGGTCAACGCCGAGACGCTCCACTGGCTGACCTGGTGGTCGCACTCGCTGCTCGCGTTCTTCTTCATCGCGTGGATCCCCTACGCCAAGCCGTTCCACATGATCTCCTCGTTCGCGAACGTCATCACTCGCGACGAGAAGGCCGGAAAGCGCCTCCCGAACGTTCCCTCCGACCTGGACGCGACCAACGCAGAATCCATCGACGACTTCACCTGGAAGGAGATCCTCGACCAGGACGCCTGTACCAAGTGTGGTCGTTGTTCCTCGGTCTGTCCCGCGAAAGCGTCCGATCGCCCCCTCGACCCGCGGAACGTCATCCTCGACCTGAAGACGTACCGCGAGAGCCTCGACGCCGGCGGCGAGGAGCAGCCGATCATCGCCGACGGCGGCACCTCGGTGATCGACGCGGAGACGATGGAGTCCTGCATGGCCTGTATGGCCTGTATGGACGCCTGTCCGGTCGAGATCGAGCACCTCCAGTCCTTTACCCGGCTCAACCGCCAGTTGACCGACCAGGGCGACGTCTCCTCCAGCATGCAGGACGTCTTCCAGAACGTCATGCAGAACGGCAACACGTTCGGCGACTCGCCGCGCAACCGGGGCGACTGGGCCGACGACCTCGAGTTCGACGTCCCCGACGCCCGCGAGGAGGAGGTCGACTACCTCTGGTACGTCGGCGACTTCCCGAGTTACGACGAGCGCAACAAGAAGGTCGCTCGATCGCTGGCGGCGATCTTACAGGAGGCCGACGTCAGCTTCGGCATCCTCTTCGACGACGAGAAGTACGACGGCAACGACATCCGCCGCGTCGGTGAGGAGTTCCTCTACGTCGAACTCGCCGGCCACCACGTCGAGACGTGGGAAGACTGCGAGTTCGACACGATCGTCTGTACGGACCCACACTCCTACAACACCTTCAAGAACGAGTACCCGGAGGTCGACTTCGAGGAGTTCGCCGACGACCCGATGATGCCGTTCGACTACGAGGAGCAGTGGAACGCGGACGGCGAGATCGACGTCCTCCACTGGACGCAGGCGGTCGAGGAGATCGTTCAGGATGGCCGACTCGACCTGACCGGGACGGAACTCGACTACACGGTCACCTACCACGACCCCTGCCATCTGGGCCGGTACAACGACGAGTACGAGGCCCCGCGCGAACTCATCCGGGCGACGGGATGCGAACTCGACGAGATGCCCCGCAACCGCGACAACTCCTTCTGTTGTGGCGGCGGCGGCGGCGGCCTCTGGATGGACTTCGAAGAGGAGCCGAAACCGAGCAAGGAGCGTATCCGCGAGGCGCTCGAGGACACCGACGCCGGGAGCGACGTCGAGAAGTTCGTCGTCGCCTGCCCGATGTGCATGACGATGTACGAGGACGGCCGCAAGACCGGCGGCTACGAGGACGAGATCGAGATCGTCGACGTCGCCGAACTGATCGTCGAGGCGATCGGCGCCGAAGAGACGGCGAAGGTCACGGCGGCGGCCGACTGA
- a CDS encoding type 1 glutamine amidotransferase, whose translation MSQLRLAVLNAAHQDANTTRNFRRELDASLAEFDVTDGTLPDGFEFDGAVVTGSRSSVYWDEEWIESTREWVDSAIDRGIPALGVCWGHQLLADVLGGTVADMGAYEVGYSTIEQVTDSRLFDGIAREFTAFTSHSDEVADLPPGAEPLATNRYSNHGFRKDRVFGVQFHPEYDAKTARELVHRKELSDDRRESVLDEITEANYRNACEAKLVFDNFVQFVREVNATDVAVEADTSERAANVGRSD comes from the coding sequence ATGAGTCAGCTCCGTCTCGCCGTCCTGAACGCGGCCCATCAGGACGCGAACACGACGCGAAACTTTCGGCGCGAACTCGACGCCTCGCTGGCGGAGTTCGACGTCACCGACGGGACGCTCCCCGACGGCTTCGAGTTCGACGGGGCCGTCGTCACCGGGTCGCGCTCGTCGGTCTACTGGGACGAGGAGTGGATCGAGTCCACCAGAGAGTGGGTGGACTCGGCGATCGATCGCGGGATTCCGGCCCTCGGGGTCTGCTGGGGCCACCAGCTGCTCGCGGACGTGCTCGGCGGCACGGTCGCGGACATGGGCGCCTACGAGGTCGGCTACAGTACGATCGAGCAGGTCACCGACTCGCGGCTGTTCGACGGCATCGCCCGGGAGTTCACGGCCTTCACGAGCCACTCCGACGAGGTGGCCGACCTCCCGCCGGGGGCCGAACCCCTCGCGACGAACCGGTACTCGAACCACGGGTTCCGAAAGGATCGGGTCTTCGGCGTTCAGTTCCATCCCGAGTACGACGCGAAAACCGCACGCGAACTCGTCCACCGCAAAGAACTCTCCGACGATCGGCGCGAGTCCGTCCTCGACGAGATCACCGAGGCGAACTACCGGAACGCCTGCGAGGCGAAGCTGGTCTTCGACAACTTCGTCCAGTTCGTCCGCGAGGTGAACGCAACCGATGTGGCCGTCGAAGCGGACACCTCGGAACGCGCTGCGAACGTCGGGAGGTCTGACTAG
- a CDS encoding class I adenylate-forming enzyme family protein — METPLVTLSLARRADRFPDRSAVVDVSEERLYASAETVHEDRVSYGELSAIAGRTAGRLASLGIEGGDTVCFVSRNRVASLALLFACRRLGATYAPISHRLTPATVERPFDAVDPDIVVSETAQRDLVRSIPFDRSVTLDELADETSAGIERRGDDANVPLLAPHGESGRPIVGFSASTVEWNCIAAAVTWGLCGTDSAIVCTPLSTVDGLFRVALPVLYVGGTVLLDRAFDPGDTLTAVADHGVTTLSCRSSAVRELAADEGFDAIEGLDRTICDESTPPAALEPYGDRGVSVARAYGRLECPVALSQSIETDRDGDEPGDGTSVGRPVPDCRTRLVDADGTVLEGAAEGTLQLSGPVLADGYVTAAGTDDEDWFEPVAEETAGSAEVVDGDDRGRFADGWFDTGEPFRRDADGTYYLR, encoded by the coding sequence GTGGAAACGCCGCTCGTGACCCTTTCGCTGGCTCGCCGGGCCGATCGGTTCCCGGACCGGTCCGCGGTCGTCGACGTCTCCGAGGAACGTCTGTACGCGTCCGCCGAGACCGTCCACGAGGACCGCGTCTCGTACGGGGAACTCTCGGCCATCGCCGGCAGAACTGCCGGTCGGCTCGCGTCGCTGGGAATCGAGGGCGGCGACACCGTCTGCTTCGTCTCGCGCAATCGGGTCGCCTCGCTCGCGCTCCTGTTCGCCTGCCGGCGGCTGGGTGCGACTTACGCTCCGATCTCCCACCGGTTGACGCCGGCCACGGTCGAGCGGCCGTTCGACGCGGTCGATCCCGACATCGTCGTCTCCGAGACCGCCCAGCGGGATCTCGTCCGCTCGATCCCGTTCGATCGGTCGGTGACGCTCGACGAACTCGCGGACGAGACCTCAGCCGGGATCGAACGCCGGGGTGACGACGCGAACGTGCCGCTGCTCGCACCCCACGGCGAGTCGGGTCGTCCGATCGTCGGATTCTCGGCGAGTACCGTCGAGTGGAACTGTATCGCGGCCGCCGTGACGTGGGGACTCTGCGGGACCGACTCGGCGATCGTGTGTACTCCGCTCTCGACGGTTGACGGGCTGTTCCGGGTCGCGCTCCCCGTGCTGTACGTCGGCGGGACCGTCCTGCTCGACCGGGCCTTCGATCCCGGCGACACGCTGACCGCCGTCGCCGACCACGGGGTGACGACGCTGTCCTGCCGATCGTCGGCTGTCCGCGAACTCGCGGCGGACGAGGGATTCGACGCTATCGAGGGGCTCGACCGGACGATCTGCGACGAGTCGACTCCGCCGGCGGCGCTGGAGCCGTACGGCGATCGCGGCGTTTCGGTCGCACGCGCCTACGGTCGCCTCGAGTGTCCCGTCGCCCTGAGTCAGTCGATCGAAACCGATCGCGACGGTGACGAGCCTGGTGACGGAACCAGTGTCGGCCGCCCGGTCCCGGACTGTCGGACCCGCCTCGTCGACGCCGACGGCACTGTTCTCGAGGGGGCAGCCGAGGGCACTCTCCAGTTGTCGGGACCCGTGCTCGCCGACGGCTACGTAACCGCTGCCGGAACCGACGACGAGGACTGGTTCGAGCCTGTCGCCGAGGAGACCGCCGGATCGGCCGAAGTCGTAGACGGCGACGATCGCGGCCGGTTCGCGGATGGCTGGTTCGATACCGGGGAGCCGTTCCGTCGTGACGCGGATGGAACCTATTATCTGCGGTAA
- a CDS encoding alpha/beta fold hydrolase: MPIASNGSVSLYYDREGSGEPVVFVPEAGLGGWSWGWQHAAIAGPYEAVVWDLRGTGRSDAPPGPYTMETLVDDLEAVLTDCEIRTAHLVGCGLGGAIALAAARSSSRVESLTLFGTAARGDEYDLDPLFAPPDDRAALRDSLAAGLSDDFRTAQPDVCDGIVDWRADGDATREGWDAQVAALEGFDATDWLVAVTQPTLVLHGAGDELVSLEAGRDLARGLPRGEFVELDEAGHLAFIERSRTVNDRLLGFLEDHTAAV; encoded by the coding sequence ATGCCGATTGCCTCGAACGGCTCCGTCTCGCTGTACTACGATCGCGAGGGGAGCGGCGAGCCCGTCGTCTTCGTCCCCGAAGCCGGCCTCGGCGGCTGGTCTTGGGGGTGGCAACACGCCGCTATCGCCGGCCCCTACGAGGCCGTCGTCTGGGACCTCCGGGGGACCGGCCGATCGGACGCGCCGCCGGGCCCGTACACGATGGAGACGCTCGTCGACGACCTCGAGGCGGTCCTGACCGACTGCGAGATCCGGACCGCTCACCTCGTCGGCTGCGGGCTCGGCGGCGCGATCGCGCTCGCCGCGGCCCGGTCCTCGAGTCGGGTCGAGAGCCTGACCCTGTTCGGAACCGCCGCCCGCGGAGACGAGTACGACCTCGACCCGCTGTTCGCCCCGCCGGACGATCGGGCGGCGCTCCGTGATTCGCTCGCCGCGGGTCTCTCCGACGACTTTCGAACCGCTCAGCCGGACGTCTGCGACGGAATCGTCGACTGGCGGGCCGACGGCGACGCGACCCGCGAGGGCTGGGACGCGCAGGTTGCCGCGCTCGAGGGCTTCGACGCGACCGACTGGCTCGTGGCGGTGACCCAGCCGACGCTGGTGCTTCACGGGGCCGGCGACGAACTCGTTTCTCTCGAAGCCGGCCGAGACCTTGCACGCGGCCTCCCGCGCGGGGAGTTCGTCGAACTCGACGAGGCAGGGCACCTGGCGTTTATCGAGCGCTCGCGGACGGTCAACGATCGACTCCTCGGCTTTCTCGAGGACCATACCGCCGCGGTCTGA